Proteins found in one Salvia splendens isolate huo1 chromosome 10, SspV2, whole genome shotgun sequence genomic segment:
- the LOC121752327 gene encoding probable CCR4-associated factor 1 homolog 7, whose amino-acid sequence MSVLHKSDSIQIREVYADNLDAEFALIREIVDDYPFIAMDTEFPGIVIRPVGNFKNTNDLHYHTLRDNVDLLKLIQLGLTFSDDKGNLPTCGTDKYCIWQFNFREFNPNEDVAALESIELLCQSGIDFDKNTDKGIDALRFGELLMSSGIVLNGDMHWITFHSGYDFGYLLKILTCRKLPESQEGFFTLIKVYFPVLYDVKHLMKFSNSLHGGLSKLAELLEVERVGISHQAGSDSLLTSAAFMKMREKFFNGAVEKYSGVLYGLGVE is encoded by the coding sequence ATGTCTGTGTTGCATAAAAGCGATTCGATTCAAATCCGTGAGGTTTATGCCGACAATCTGGATGCAGAATTCGCGCTGATCCGTGAGATTGTTGATGATTATCCCTTCATCGCCATGGACACTGAGTTCCCCGGTATCGTGATCCGGCCAGTTGGAAATTTCAAGAACACCAATGATCTCCACTACCACACATTGAGAGACAATGTGGATTTGCTGAAGCTGATTCAATTGGGGCTAACGTTCTCCGACGACAAGGGGAACTTGCCAACTTGCGGCACTGATAAGTACTGCATCTGGCAGTTCAACTTCCGCGAGTTCAACCCCAACGAGGACGTGGCAGCACTGGAATCAATCGAGCTCCTGTGCCAGAGCGGCATTGATTTTGATAAGAACACTGACAAGGGCATTGACGCATTGAGGTTTGGGGAGCTCCTGATGTCGTCTGGGATTGTTCTGAACGGAGATATGCATTGGATCACGTTCCACAGTGGCTATGATTTCGGGTACTTGCTCAAGATCTTGACTTGCAGGAAGCTGCCGGAGTCGCAGGAAGGGTTCTTCACCTTGATCAAAGTGTATTTCCCGGTGCTGTACGATGTGAAGCATCTGATGAAGTTCTCCAACAGCCTCCATGGCGGGCTGAGCAAGCTGGCCGAGCTGCTGGAGGTGGAGAGAGTGGGGATCTCCCACCAGGCGGGCTCAGACAGCTTGCTGACCTCGGCCGCGTTCATGAAGATGAGGGAGAAGTTCTtcaatggagcagtggagaagTATTCTGGTGTATTGTATGGTTTAGGTGTTGAGTAA
- the LOC121752982 gene encoding 60S ribosomal protein L7-1-like, which yields MATEEAAPAALNYIPEVVLKKRKTNEQWAVRRKLQQEERAKRQKTGNFIIKKPEQFIREYRDKELDLVQMKSRGKRIRSASVTPESNLLFVIRIRGKNDMHPKTRKILYSLKLRKIRTGVFVKASAGMMEMLQKVELYVTYGYPNLKSVKDLIYKKGVVRVGKERIPLTDNNIVEQELGKHSIICIEDIVNEIVAVGPYFKSVTSFLCPFVLNNPEKVLQGKKKRFEDGGDSGNRKDKINELISKIN from the exons ATGGCGACGGAGGAGGCTGCCCCAGCGGCTCTAAATTACATACCGGAGGTCGTGCTGAAGAAGAGGAAGACTAATGAACAATGGGCAGTTAGAAGAAAACTCCAGCAGGAGGAGAGGGCTAAGCGTCAGAAAACCGGTAATTTTATCATCAAGAAGCCCGAGCAATTCATCCGAGAATATCGCGATAAG GAATTGGACCTAGTTCAAATGAAGAGTAGGGGGAAGCGAATCAGATCAGCATCAGTAACACCAGAATCCAATCTTCTGTTTGTCATTCGCATACGAGG AAAAAATGACATGCATCCAAAAACTCGGAAAATTCTGTATTCTTTGAAATTGAGGAAAATACGGACTGGAGTTTTTGTGAAGGCTAGTGCAGGAATGATGGAAATGTTACAAAAGGTGGAGCTGTATGTAACTTATGG ATATCCCAATTTGAAGAGTGTCAAGGACTTGATCTACAAGAAAGGTGTGGTAAGAGTTGGCAAGGAGAGGATTCCTTTAACCGATAACAACATTGTGGAACAG GAATTGGGTAAGCATAGCATCATATGCATAGAAGACATTGTGAATGAGATTGTTGCTGTTGGTCCCTATTTCAAGTCAGTCACCAGTTTCCTCTGCCCCTTTGTGCTGAACAATCCGGAAAAGGTGCTGCAAGGAAAGAAGAAAAGGTTCGAAGACGGAGGAGATTCTGGAAATAGGAAGGATAAGATAAATGAGTTGATCAGCAAGATTAATTAG
- the LOC121753327 gene encoding uncharacterized protein LOC121753327, protein MRRILAGKKILNRIPCPNRSFCSAPGNNKPTSTGGGATRDGSTSSSSSPSLSKYDEQYKALEDLDFVKAAKILFSDPPKKKKFGLDFHLVQLFFACLPSLAVYLVAQYARGEMKIMDAALEKKKQAEFEAQAKEMELKAAEQKALVASNPEILEVKERLDKLEVTLKDLVTNSKKPADDATKTGGEDQIEQKQAAQPNESVGKTSKEKRTVVSEGNASGLAPDIRPLQSNQNSIKK, encoded by the exons ATGAGAAGAATTCTAGCGGGGAAGAAGATTTTGAATCGGATCCCATGTCCGAACCGGTCCTTTTGCTCCGCCCCCGGAAACAACAAACCCACCTCGACCGGCGGCGGCGCCACTCGCGATGGGTctacttcttcctcttcttctccatCGTTGAGTAAGTACGATGAACAATACAAAGCTCTTGAAGACCTCGATTTTGTGAAAGCCGCAAAAATCCTCTTCTCCGACCCtcccaagaagaagaagtttgG GTTGGATTTCCATCTGGTGCAGCTATTTTTTGCTTGCTTGCCGTCGTTGG CTGTGTATCTTGTTGCTCAGTATGCCCGCGGTGAAATGAAAATAATGGATGCG GCTTTGGAAAAAAAGAAACAGGCTGAGTTTGAAGCTCAAGCAAAAGAGATGGAGCTCAAGGCTGCTGAACAAAAAGCATTAGTAGCATCTAATCCAGAGATTTTGGAGGTCAAAGAGAGACTAGATAAGCTCGAGGTGACATTGAAGGATTTAGTAACAAATTCTAAGAAGCCAGCAGACGATGCCACAAAAACAGGAGGAGAAGATCAAATTGAGCAAAAACAAGCTGCTCAGCCGAATGAGTCTGTAGGCAAGACTTCTAAAGAGAAAAGAACAGTTGTAAGTGAAGGAAATGCAAGTGGACTTGCACCAGATATTCGTCCCTTGCAGAGCAATCAAAACAGCATAAAAAAATGA
- the LOC121753162 gene encoding deSI-like protein At4g17486: MLCGKSPVKGGGGSTAAVYLNVYDLTAINGYAYWLGLGVYHSGVEVHGVEYAFGAHEYPSTGIFEGEPRQCEGFTFRKSILIGWTDMSPTQVKVLMEQLAEKYRGNAYNLISKNCNHFCNDACIKLTSNPIPNWINRLARIGFLCKCIIPVNLNSTKVGHNNKVQDNVGEGVKKKLKSSSNSSSSSSSPPPTVAAASRSSLLAS, translated from the exons ATGTTATGCGGGAAAAGTCCGGTTAAAGGGGGCGGTGGATCCACGGCGGCTGTGTATCTCAACGTGTATGATCTCACCGCCATCAATGGCTACGCCTACTGGCTTGGCCTCGGCGTTTATCACTCCGGTGTTGAAG TTCACGGAGTGGAGTATGCATTCGGAGCTCACGAGTATCCAAGCACAGGAATTTTCGAAGGAGAGCCGAGGCAGTGCGAGGGATTCACATTTCGAAAGTCTATCTTGATTGGATGGACTGATATGAGCCCTACGCAGGTGAAAGTTTTGATGGAGCAACTTGCTGAGAAATACAGAGGAAATGCATACAATTTGATCAGCAAAAACTGCAACCATTTCTGCAATGATGCCTGCATCAAACTCACCTCCAATCCCATCCCAAATTGGATCAATCGCCTTGCCAGAATTG gtTTTCTTTGCAAATGCATCATACCAGTGAACCTAAACTCCACAAAAGTAGGACACAACAACAAAGTGCAGGACAATGTTGGTGAAGGGGTGAAGAAGAAACTCAAAAGCAGCTCAaattcatcatcttcttcatcctCCCCTCCTCCTACCGTGGCTGCAGCCAGCAGAAGCTCATTGCTGGCATCGTAG
- the LOC121753161 gene encoding DCN1-like protein 4, whose amino-acid sequence MPRTSSKKGSANSTSSGASSTVDLFRAASGKAASKELERIDQLFYNYANSSSRIIDPEGIESLCSDLELDHTDVRILMLAWKMQAEKQGYFTLDEWRTGFKALRADTMIKVKKALLDLEKEVRRSSNFIDFYSYAFRYCLTEEKQKSIDIESICLLLDLVLGSQFHPQVDALNQYLKIQIDYKVINMDQWMGFYRFCNEISFPDFCNYDPDHAWPLILDNFVDWIRSK is encoded by the exons ATGCCTCGCACTTCATCGAAAAAAGGCTCCGCAAATTCGACATCTTCCGGCGCTTCATCAACGGTGGATCTTTTTCGCGCAG CTTCTGGTAAAGCAGCTTCTAAAGAGCTGGAGCGGATTGACCAGCTCTTCTATAATTATGCGAACAGTTCCTCTCGTATTATTGA CCCAGAAGGAATTGAGTCACTGTGCTCGGATTTGGAACTTGACCACACAGATGTGAGGATATTAATGCTTGCTTG GAAAATGCAAGCAGAGAAACAAGGATACTTCACCCTG GATGAGTGGCGAACTGGCTTTAAAGCTCTAAGAGCTGACACCATGATTAAAGTGAAAAAGGCACTTCTGGATCTTGAGAAAGAG GTCAGAAGGTCGTCAAACTTCATTGACTTCTATTCATATGCCTTTAGATATTGCCTGACTG AGGAGAAGCAAAAAAGCATAGACATTGAAAGCATTTGTCTCCTGCTGGATCTCGTTCTTGGGTCACAATTCCATCCTCAAGTGGATGCACTTAATCAGTATCTGAAG ATACAGATTGATTACAAGGTGATTAACATGGATCAGTGGATGGGTTTCTATCGGTTCTGCAACGAG ATCAGTTTTCCAGATTTTTGCAATTATGATCCAGATCACGCATGGCCTTTGATCCTGGACAATTTTGTTGATTGGATAAGATCCAAGTGA